Below is a genomic region from Primulina eburnea isolate SZY01 chromosome 9, ASM2296580v1, whole genome shotgun sequence.
CTTAATCCTCTTTATCCTTACCTCTGGAAATCATGTTTTGCAATTTGGGAAATTTGTGTTTTTGGTCTACAAATAGTTTCAGTTTCTATGTTTTCCAGAATCCTCATCTGCAATTTAGTTAGGTTTCATTGTGTTAAATTTTGGAAAAGATTTAATACCTCCTCTATAGTGGGTACCTATTTGAGATCTAAAAGCATTGTTAGGCAAACAGATATAAAGTTATAGCTGTAACAAATAGCTTTCTTGAGCGTATTCACTGCATATAAATAATTGTATACATCACAGTAACAAGAAGATTATTCGTTAGATTTTACACGCATTTAACCATGTTGATTTAATATTAGTGTGATTTTATCTGTGGAATGGAGCACTAGATAATGAGTTGGACAGGGATTTCTAGATCATATTATGATTCTCTCTAACCCTATAAAATTCAGCATCGGTTATTTTTAACTTTGATGTATAATATTCCAACTTTTCTTCAATGTTTGAGGATGAATTCATAATCCGAGGCTTGTTGCTTTTGGAAAGGTTGCACCTGTGATATATATTTgccattttttaaatattttttcatgatagTACGACAGAAAGACGGGAAACGTTAAACACCAAATTAGTGAATTCCTTCTAAATTGTTGCAATTTTTTCCTACTCAGTTTCAAGTGCTCTacataaatcatatttaaatgtTTGATGTCAGTCATCTATAGCACTTGCGTGTTTAATTGAATATTCTGGAAGTAGAAATATCTACTAAATCTAATAACAAAAGCCCCACATATAAAATCACAAATATATGGCTCACGAATAGTAAGTATATGCACTGTTTATTTGTtttgaatgcaataatgcatgCAAACAGAAGCTCAAATACATTGAAAATATTATGCAGGAAACATCGCATTTATTATGTCAGTTGGCGGAAAAAGCGAAAGAGTTTTATCTAACACGGAATTCACGGTGTCCAAATGAAAATATGGTTTGTTTCAAGGTGTTATGTGGTGTATGTACTCAGACAGTAGTTTATCTTTCAAGTTAGAGAATCTTTGACTGATTGGACCCCTTCAGATGTTTTTACTGTATATATATAAGATGGTCGTGCTAAAAATCTAATGAATACTTAAAGCAAGCTGGTAGCTGCTAGTATAATTTTCCCTCGTAAGCTTCCCCCATCAACGGTAAGCTTCTCCCATCAATGACTTATCATTGGTGGAAGAAATGAGAATAGATAAAGCCCGACGAGGTGGAGACTCGTGTATGCTTAAATAACATTCTTCATTTCATAACATTCTTATTGTCATGCTGTTCCGCCAAACCAAAAAGTTGTTCAGGTAATTTTAACAGAAAGCTTTTAAAGCATTCAATATATCATGCACAGGCGTCAAATTTGCAAAAGCCACAGTACCCAGTGAAATGGTACAGAAAGTATCTTAAATGACTTTCAATGCCTTGTGTGCAACCATCATGTGTGCCAAGCTGCTAGTAAACAAAGGAAAAAAGAATATATTTTTCTGTAGGCATCTAAAAGTAACCTGAAAATGAAAATCGTCCTAAGATGTATTATCCATTCAAACATAGGACTGAAATTTAATACAACTACACTTAGGACTTGTAACGAAATTTACACTCATAATCGTTAATGGGGCTTACTCAAAAGAAGCAGGGATCCTTGTCAATCCACTGAATGGACACCAGTGAACTCCAAACGACTGCAAAATAACccacaattattttaaaatttaatcagAAAAATGATTGTCTAGCTTTTATACGTAGTTATACATACAATAGGCTACAAGGGTAGAAATGCAAAAGTCCACATAACCTAACATCGAAATGCAAGGTTGGAGTTCATCTAAACTCAGAGAGTCAGAGTATAAACAATAAATGACAGTGACAATTCAGTATAAGCAACCTATTTCAAAATTGTCTATGACcagattttataaataaaaaatgtaaTCAAGAAATTTGGGGGCATCGGTGGGAGTCCTCGCATATAGAGAAACCAGAAGACCTATACATTTACAATTTACAGGTAACTGTATCAAATCTGCAATTTCCAGTTacacaaataataaaaataaaaaaaaattataaactaaatttgTGTAATAACCATTTCAGAGTAGCCTAGATCATAGAGATCCTCATCATGAGCCCAATCTTCCATGATGAATTCAGGCAAGGGACGACTGCCATTTGCATAAAGCCATTGTCCTTTCTCAATTTTCCGACAGTTGGGACATTGCATTGCCCCCTTAATGTTGAATGCTGAACCAATGCAATCTGTACAGATCATAATAACCACAATATAGTGAGAGAAAAAAATGCATTTAGAAAAAAAACAAATGAGCAGAAGTTCAAACTTTAAAGCATCAACCTATAGAATTTTCtttttgtataaaaatttacatatttCTTGTGAAGGCCTCCACCATCCAGAACAGCACATTTCACATTATGCAGAAGTTGTTGTGAGTTCCTTTTTGTACGAATAACCACTGAACAGTCTAATACGATAATTGATAGATCATTGGCCTAAACCAAAGGCCAATACGTGCAGAAAAATGCTTTCAACATTGCCATGAACAAATTCCACCCCTGGCAGTGATGAAAGATTTTGTTCCAAGCATAATAAAAGCTACAACTGAGCAGAGCTGCTCATTTGTTCCAAAGTAAGGTTAGCAAAAACAAATAATTCACCTTAGGCAACCACTTCTCCATTTCGATATTGCTTTAGTTCGAATTAAATATGCTTTCAAAATCCAAAAATGTTTAAACAGACTACATTTCTAAGGGTA
It encodes:
- the LOC140842043 gene encoding E3 ubiquitin-protein ligase RFI2-like isoform X2, which gives rise to MMRTQILSVPLFGTWERLFRGFAILVQTEAQINLNLSEDCIGSAFNIKGAMQCPNCRKIEKGQWLYANGSRPLPEFIMEDWAHDEDLYDLGYSEMSFGVHWCPFSGLTRIPASFE
- the LOC140842043 gene encoding E3 ubiquitin-protein ligase RFI2-like isoform X1 gives rise to the protein MGLGGADFLDDCDGGGGGGLAMAMALSCSICLEAVMDGGDRSWAKLQCGHQFHLDCIGSAFNIKGAMQCPNCRKIEKGQWLYANGSRPLPEFIMEDWAHDEDLYDLGYSEMSFGVHWCPFSGLTRIPASFE